CCAGAAGACTCGATGGATGCATTAGAAGAACTAACTGGTCATGCTGAAAAAGTCCTTCAATTGTTAGCGCTTCCTTACCGTAAAGTCATACTTTGTACTGGCGATATGGGCTTTGGTGCTCGCAAAACCTACGATTTAGAAGTGTGGGTTCCTGCTCAAGAAACCTACCGCGAGATCTCGTCATGCTCTAACATGTGGGACTTCCAAGCGCGCCGTATGCAAGCACGTTTCCGCCGTAAGGGTGAAAAGAAGCCGGAGCTTGTCCATACACTAAATGGTTCTGGTTTGGCTGTTGGTCGTACTATGGTTGCGATACTAGAAAACAATCAGCAAGCGGATGGACGAATAGAGATTCCAGAAGTACTGCGTAAGTACATGAATGGATTAACCCACATCGGTTAAACGTGACAACGTAGTAGATAAATGCCGACAATATTGTCTAATGCTGTTCGGTTAATGCTAAATTCTTCGTCATTCCCGTGAAAACGGGAATCTTGGTGATGCTAGATCCCCATTTTCATGGGGATGACGTCGGTTTTCATCTGAAACGCTCTAAATAAAACAATTCTTGTCTTGTAGTGCGGTTTCAATCACATCAATTAGCTTGTTCACGTGCTCTGGCGAACTGATATACGGGGGCATAATATATATCAGCCTGCCAAATGGCCGTATCCAAACACCGTTATCAACAAAAAACTTCTGAATCACTTCCATATTGACCATTTTCTTTGTTTCGATTACTCCGATTGCACCCAGCCAACGCGTGTCTTGTACTAACTCATAGTGGGTTAATTCGGGTAATTTCTTAGCAAAAAGAGATTCGATCATGGCGGTTTGTCTTTGCCAGTCACCCGTTTCAATGAGCTCCATGCTTGCATTAGCAACCGCACAGGCTAATGGGTTGCCCATAAAAGTAGGACCGTGCATAAAGCAACCAGCATCACCTCCACAAACTGTATCTGCGACAGTTTTAGTGGTTAACGTCGCGGATAGGGTCATATACCCACCAGTTATCGCTTTACCAACGCACAAGATATCGGGTTGAATCTCAGCATGTTCGCAGGCAAATAGCTTACCTGTTCGGCCAAATCCAGTTGCTATCTCGTCGAGAATGAGAAGGACATTGAATTCATCACATAATGCTCGCACTTTCTTAAGGAATTCTGGATGATAAATACGCATTCCTCCCGCGCCTTGGACAATCGGTTCTAGTATGACAGCCGCGATCTGGTTGTGGTGTTCCGTTATCTTTTTCTTAAAGTCGTCAATATCCGAGTCGTCCCACTCTTGCCAGTATCCAATCTTTGGTGAATCAGCAAATAGATGCTTAGGGAGAAAACCTTTGTATAGGCTATGCATTGAATTGTCAGGATCGGTAACAGACATGGCGGCAAAAGTGTCCCCATGATAACCATCGCGTAGAGTGAGGAACGTAGATTTTGGTTTGCCCTTTGCGTGCCAATATTGCAACGCCATCTTCAGGCTGACTTCAACCGCAACAGACCCTGAGTCGGCAAGAAACACATGCTGAAGTTCGCTAGGGGTTAATTGTACCAATTTCTTGCATAGACTAATGGCGGGTTGGTGGGTTATCCCACCAAACATGATGTGAGAGACGCTGTCTATTTGTTTATGTGCCGCTTCGTTTAAATGAGGGTGGTTATAACCATGTATCGCGGACCACCAAGAGGACATGCCATCAACAAGCATTTCTCCTGTCTCTAACATGATTTCAACCCCTTTTGCGCTTGTCACTGGATAGCAAGTCAACGGATTAATTGTAGAGGTGTAAGGGTGCCAAATGTGCTGGCGATCGAATTTTAAGTCCATTTTATTTCTTATTGGTTATTTTTTATCCAAGTGTAAACTTGAATCGTTTAGTTATGTTGACAGTTTAAAGTGAATCAGTAGACTAGCCAAGTATTTAAAAAAATAACTAAAGGAAGCATCACGTGGAAGTTCGTCATAATTGGGAAATTGAAGAAGTTCGTGCATTATTAGAAAAGCCTTTTATGGATCTACTGTTCGAAGCACAACTGGTCCATCGTCAACATCAGCAGCATAACTATGTTCAGGTCAGCACGCTTCTCTCAATCAAAACGGGGGCCTGCCCAGAAGATTGTAAATATTGTCCTCAGAGCGCCCATTACCGTACCGATGTAGACCGTGAACGCCTAATGGAAGTGCAGAGCGTTTTGGACGCGGCTCAAAAAGCAAAAGATTCCGGCTCGACACGATTTTGCATGGGAGCGGCGTGGAAAAACCCCAAAGAGCGTGATATGCCATATCTAAAAGATATGGTGAAAGGTGTTAAGGAAATGGGTTTAGAAACGTGCATGACATTGGGTATGTTAACTCCAGATCAAGCCGTCGATTTGGCACACGCTGGGCTCGATTATTACAACCACAATCTAGATACTTCTCCTGAATATTACGGAAACATCATTACCACCCGTACCTACCAAGATCGATTAGATACCCTGTCTCACGTGCGTGACTCTGGTATGAAGATTTGTTCGGGTGGCATTATCGGTCTGGGTGAGAGTGTGAATGATCGGGCAAGTTTGTTCGCTGAACTTGCCAATCTGCCAGTCCACCCTGAGAGCGTGCCAATTAACATGTTAGTGAAAGTGCAGGGCACACCGTTGGAAGATGCAGAGGACGTAGAGCCTTTTGACTTTATACGTCTTATTGCTGTTGCGCGGATCATGATGCCAGAATCAGCGGTTAGACTTTCGGCCGGGCGCGAAAGCATGAATGAACAGATGCAGGCGCTCTGCTTTATGGCGGGAGCCAATTCAGTCTTTTACGGATGCAAGCTATTGACGACACCAAACCCGGATGAAGACAGCGATATGCAGCTTTTCAATAAGCTGGGTATTAACAGCGTTGAGGTAAGTCAAAAGCCAGATCAAGTCCAAGAAAGTGAGTTGCTCGATCAGGTTGTAGAAAGAGTCGCAGCACGGCCGACAAAAGACGATCTTTTTTATGATGCGAGCAAGTAAATATTGTGTTTAGTCGTCGAATTGATGCTGCTTTAGAGGGAAGGAAAACCGCCGCTTTAGACCGTAAAATAACGGTACTTGAGGGCGGTAATCAACCGAGATTTCGTTTTGGAGATAGGTGCTACACCAACTTTTCGAGTAACGATTATATGGGGTTGGCTAGTTCAAATGAATTGTCTAAAGCGTGGCAAGAGGGCATCGACAAGTATGGTGCCGGCAGTGGTGCATCGCCGTTAGTCACTGGTTTTTCTACGGCACATAAAAGGCTCGAAGAAACGCTCTGTACCTGGCTTGGTTTTGAAAGAGCAATTTTGTTCAGTTCAGGTTTTAGTGCTAATCAAGCGGTGCTTTTTTCATTGTTAGAAAAGCAAGACTTATTGGTTCAAGATAAGCTAAACCACGCCTCACTTATGGAGGCGGGTATGCTTAGTCCGGCGTCTATGAAGCGATTTAAGCATAACGATGTGAACCACCTTAATGAGGTGCTCTCTACCGAAAAGCAAAGCCTTGTGGTAACGGAAGGCGTATTTAGCATGGACGGCGACCTAGCACCGCTAATTGAAATAGCAGAGGTGACAAGTCGTCGCGAGAGCTGGCTAATGGTCGACGACGCCCATGGGGTAGGAATCCTCGGTGAGAATGGCGCAGGGAGCTGCAACGAAGCGAATATTGAACCTCAAGTTTTGGTTGTGACATTTGGTAAAGCCTTTGGGCTTTCAGGTGCTGCTGTTCTTTGCAGTGCCTCGTTAGGTGATTATCTAACGCAGTTTGCAAGACACCACGTTTACTCCACGGCGATACCACCGAGTCAAGCTCATGCCCTTACGCATGCCGCTACGATGCTACAAAACCAGCATTGGCGCAGAGATAAGCTGATGAATCTATACGATACGTATAATGCGGCTTTGTCCGGTATTCCCGGCTTCGTAGAGACA
This portion of the Vibrio sp. VB16 genome encodes:
- the bioF gene encoding 8-amino-7-oxononanoate synthase produces the protein MFSRRIDAALEGRKTAALDRKITVLEGGNQPRFRFGDRCYTNFSSNDYMGLASSNELSKAWQEGIDKYGAGSGASPLVTGFSTAHKRLEETLCTWLGFERAILFSSGFSANQAVLFSLLEKQDLLVQDKLNHASLMEAGMLSPASMKRFKHNDVNHLNEVLSTEKQSLVVTEGVFSMDGDLAPLIEIAEVTSRRESWLMVDDAHGVGILGENGAGSCNEANIEPQVLVVTFGKAFGLSGAAVLCSASLGDYLTQFARHHVYSTAIPPSQAHALTHAATMLQNQHWRRDKLMNLYDTYNAALSGIPGFVETKTPIKPFICGDVTKTMMLAESLKKVGNWVTAIRPPTVPKESGRIRITLTANHTKKQVTDLANSIIQFSEKNNKG
- the bioB gene encoding biotin synthase BioB, producing the protein MEVRHNWEIEEVRALLEKPFMDLLFEAQLVHRQHQQHNYVQVSTLLSIKTGACPEDCKYCPQSAHYRTDVDRERLMEVQSVLDAAQKAKDSGSTRFCMGAAWKNPKERDMPYLKDMVKGVKEMGLETCMTLGMLTPDQAVDLAHAGLDYYNHNLDTSPEYYGNIITTRTYQDRLDTLSHVRDSGMKICSGGIIGLGESVNDRASLFAELANLPVHPESVPINMLVKVQGTPLEDAEDVEPFDFIRLIAVARIMMPESAVRLSAGRESMNEQMQALCFMAGANSVFYGCKLLTTPNPDEDSDMQLFNKLGINSVEVSQKPDQVQESELLDQVVERVAARPTKDDLFYDASK
- the bioA gene encoding adenosylmethionine--8-amino-7-oxononanoate transaminase — its product is MDLKFDRQHIWHPYTSTINPLTCYPVTSAKGVEIMLETGEMLVDGMSSWWSAIHGYNHPHLNEAAHKQIDSVSHIMFGGITHQPAISLCKKLVQLTPSELQHVFLADSGSVAVEVSLKMALQYWHAKGKPKSTFLTLRDGYHGDTFAAMSVTDPDNSMHSLYKGFLPKHLFADSPKIGYWQEWDDSDIDDFKKKITEHHNQIAAVILEPIVQGAGGMRIYHPEFLKKVRALCDEFNVLLILDEIATGFGRTGKLFACEHAEIQPDILCVGKAITGGYMTLSATLTTKTVADTVCGGDAGCFMHGPTFMGNPLACAVANASMELIETGDWQRQTAMIESLFAKKLPELTHYELVQDTRWLGAIGVIETKKMVNMEVIQKFFVDNGVWIRPFGRLIYIMPPYISSPEHVNKLIDVIETALQDKNCFI